In the genome of Actinomadura graeca, one region contains:
- a CDS encoding helix-turn-helix transcriptional regulator: MLYGRETEQARISSLLAEARDGGRSGALVLRGEAGIGKSALLESAADGVPRVLRAVGIEAESGIAFAGLNQLLWPVRDRLGALPDAQAAALRSVLADPGATGAGPRDRFTTGLAVLTLLADLADDDRPGLVWEGDPPHPPGRPVLCLADDAQWLDTATAEALLFAARRLAAEGVVMLFAARDEAFTGTGLPELRLDRLDRDAAASLAAARRVPPAVRDRVVRESKGNPLALLEFGAAGLSMPDGSRPLPVTDQVVASFRNQIGGLPDEARLMLLIAAAEGRGYMPSLLGAARALGVGLSDLEAAERARLVEVTGRRIAFRHPLIRAASYQGAVTAQRVAVHQALADSSDDLNCRARHRASAAMAPDEDVAADLEAAAERARDLTGYATAAALFRQAAELTPAAGARAARLGAAAETILQAGQPAEAEELAASAAKLTGDPVEHARLGRVRAAVEYERGDPRAAARLMVEHAAHAAPDDRAAMLRAGATYAWTSGESSAVLRAAGLLPGDRTVQGLAHLAGGDYERGLPLLSALVGEARAGLGTSETTGGHDEDDCVAGEIASRRDAPDPAGHVRAAWLALIIGDDEAASALAAADAAHCRRHGLIGALPTVLQTQAQTRIAAGLHADAESIVAEAIALARDTGLSRREGRLGAVLARIPAIEGDETRLHELIEKAPPPHCGLAANALALLDLGLGRYDDALRRLDDIAQGPRRYSAEVMLSAADRIEAAVRSGRPAQARPVLDQFRAWAEAGKQPWALAVASRCEALLDDTEEPYTRAVHLHERSTRPFERARTELLYGEWLRRNRRRSDARIPLRSAADIFEQLRAVPWLDRARAELRATGEPGTGTPTVSVPTAPDLLDRLTPQELQVVRLAAAGTSSREIAAQLFLSPRTVEYHLYKAYPKLGVSSRRQLSRLALESAT; encoded by the coding sequence TCCGCGACCGCCTCGGCGCCCTCCCGGACGCGCAGGCCGCGGCGCTGCGGTCGGTGCTCGCCGATCCCGGCGCCACCGGCGCGGGACCGCGGGACCGCTTCACCACCGGGCTCGCCGTGCTGACGCTGCTCGCCGACCTCGCCGACGACGACCGTCCCGGTCTCGTGTGGGAGGGCGACCCCCCGCACCCCCCGGGACGGCCCGTGCTGTGCCTCGCCGACGACGCCCAGTGGCTGGACACCGCGACCGCCGAGGCGCTGCTGTTCGCGGCGCGGCGGCTGGCGGCCGAGGGCGTGGTGATGCTGTTCGCCGCGCGGGACGAGGCGTTCACCGGCACGGGCCTGCCCGAACTGCGCCTCGACCGGCTGGACCGCGATGCCGCCGCAAGCCTGGCCGCCGCGCGGCGCGTGCCGCCCGCCGTCCGCGACCGGGTCGTCCGGGAGTCGAAGGGCAACCCGCTCGCCCTGCTGGAGTTCGGCGCGGCCGGGCTCTCGATGCCGGACGGCTCGCGTCCGCTCCCGGTCACCGACCAGGTCGTCGCGTCGTTCCGGAACCAGATCGGCGGCCTCCCGGACGAGGCCCGGCTGATGCTCCTGATAGCCGCGGCCGAGGGACGCGGTTACATGCCGAGCCTGCTGGGCGCGGCGCGCGCGCTGGGCGTGGGCCTGTCCGACCTAGAGGCGGCGGAGCGAGCACGCCTGGTGGAAGTGACGGGCCGGAGGATCGCCTTCCGGCATCCGTTGATCCGGGCCGCCTCCTACCAGGGGGCTGTCACGGCGCAGCGCGTCGCCGTCCACCAGGCCCTGGCCGATTCGTCGGACGATCTGAACTGCCGCGCGCGGCACCGCGCGTCAGCCGCCATGGCACCGGACGAGGACGTCGCCGCCGACCTAGAGGCCGCGGCAGAGCGCGCGCGGGACCTCACCGGCTACGCGACCGCCGCAGCGCTCTTCCGCCAGGCGGCGGAACTGACCCCAGCCGCAGGCGCGCGCGCAGCCCGCCTCGGTGCGGCGGCAGAGACGATCCTCCAGGCCGGGCAGCCCGCAGAAGCGGAGGAGCTGGCCGCCAGCGCCGCGAAGCTCACCGGCGACCCGGTGGAGCACGCGCGCCTGGGCCGCGTCCGCGCCGCGGTCGAGTACGAACGCGGCGACCCGCGGGCCGCCGCGCGCCTCATGGTCGAGCACGCCGCCCACGCCGCGCCGGACGACCGGGCCGCCATGCTGCGGGCCGGCGCCACCTACGCCTGGACGTCCGGCGAGTCCTCCGCCGTCCTGCGCGCGGCCGGGCTGCTCCCCGGCGACCGGACGGTCCAGGGCCTCGCCCACCTGGCCGGCGGCGACTACGAACGCGGCCTGCCGCTCCTGTCCGCGCTGGTCGGCGAGGCACGCGCCGGCCTGGGCACATCGGAGACCACCGGGGGCCATGACGAGGACGACTGCGTCGCGGGAGAGATCGCGTCCCGCCGCGACGCGCCGGACCCCGCCGGGCACGTCCGGGCCGCCTGGCTCGCGCTGATCATCGGCGACGACGAGGCCGCGTCGGCGCTCGCCGCCGCCGACGCGGCGCACTGCCGGCGGCACGGCCTGATCGGCGCGCTGCCGACCGTCCTGCAGACGCAGGCGCAGACGCGGATCGCCGCGGGCCTGCACGCCGACGCCGAGTCCATCGTGGCCGAGGCCATCGCGCTCGCCCGCGACACCGGCCTGTCCCGCCGCGAGGGACGGCTCGGCGCCGTGCTGGCGCGGATCCCCGCGATCGAGGGGGACGAGACGCGCCTCCACGAGCTGATCGAGAAGGCGCCGCCCCCGCACTGCGGACTCGCCGCCAACGCGCTCGCCCTGCTCGACCTGGGCCTCGGCCGTTACGACGACGCGCTGCGCCGCCTGGACGACATCGCGCAGGGTCCGCGCCGGTACAGCGCCGAGGTGATGCTGTCCGCCGCAGACCGGATCGAGGCGGCGGTCCGTTCCGGACGTCCCGCCCAGGCGCGTCCTGTTCTCGACCAGTTCCGCGCATGGGCCGAGGCGGGAAAGCAGCCGTGGGCGCTCGCCGTGGCCTCACGCTGCGAAGCTCTTCTGGACGACACCGAGGAGCCCTACACGCGCGCGGTCCACCTGCATGAGCGGTCAACGCGACCGTTCGAACGGGCCCGCACCGAGCTCCTCTACGGCGAATGGCTGCGCCGCAACCGCCGCCGCTCGGACGCCCGCATCCCGCTCCGTTCCGCAGCGGACATCTTCGAGCAGCTCCGGGCCGTCCCCTGGCTCGACCGCGCGCGCGCCGAACTCCGAGCGACCGGCGAGCCGGGCACCGGCACCCCGACGGTGTCCGTCCCCACCGCGCCGGACCTCCTCGACCGTCTCACCCCGCAGGAACTCCAGGTCGTCCGGCTCGCCGCCGCCGGAACCAGCAGCCGCGAGATCGCCGCGCAGCTCTTCCTCAGCCCGCGGACGGTCGAATACCACCTCTACAAGGCGTACCCGAAGCTCGGCGTCTCGTCCCGTAGGCAACTGTCCCGGCTCGCCTTGGAGTCCGCTACATGA